In one window of Candidatus Cloacimonadota bacterium DNA:
- a CDS encoding phage portal protein, whose protein sequence is MGRFAQVFRAAVDADLLRGDRGWTSVGSVGPFVAGASTASGRTVTFDNALRNSAVWRAVVLKSSLLGMFPCRVYQELPNGSRRLASEHPNTRLLHWRPNPWQTPYQFRAMVEGHRITRGNAYVAIIRDRGGTVRSLVPLHPDRVRVVTDDQGMPRYDVAMRTGERPVRLGWMECLHLTGPSLEGFIGLSPIEHAAEAIGIAQAGEEYAARVYSSGGAQRGALVHKGPALSDAAKARLKEAWQAAYGPNSEAHRVAVLEEDLDWKTLGVTPEQAQSLESRQHQVIDIGRYWGIPPWLLFEHSKDTSWGSGIEQTNQAFLLYCMQPDLINWEQRMLLDLFDESEIEAGYYPEFTVEVLLRGDMAARGAFYRVMREIGAYSVDDILAKENLPLVGGAGGSERCRPANWVPIGTPAGAGGNNE, encoded by the coding sequence ATGGGCCGATTCGCGCAGGTTTTTCGAGCCGCGGTGGACGCCGACTTGCTGCGCGGCGATCGTGGGTGGACATCCGTCGGCAGCGTTGGGCCGTTCGTTGCCGGCGCGAGCACCGCCTCGGGCCGGACGGTGACGTTCGACAACGCGCTACGTAACAGCGCCGTGTGGCGCGCCGTCGTTCTCAAGAGCAGCCTGCTCGGCATGTTTCCGTGCCGCGTCTACCAAGAGCTGCCGAACGGCAGCCGGCGGCTCGCGAGCGAGCACCCGAACACGCGGCTGCTGCACTGGCGGCCGAACCCGTGGCAAACGCCGTACCAGTTTCGGGCGATGGTCGAGGGGCACCGGATCACGAGGGGCAATGCGTACGTGGCGATCATCCGCGATCGAGGCGGCACCGTGCGTAGTCTTGTGCCGCTGCACCCGGATCGCGTGCGCGTCGTCACTGACGACCAGGGCATGCCGCGGTATGACGTGGCGATGCGCACCGGCGAGCGGCCGGTGAGACTCGGGTGGATGGAATGCCTGCATCTCACCGGGCCGAGCCTCGAGGGCTTCATCGGCCTTTCGCCGATCGAGCACGCGGCTGAGGCGATCGGCATCGCGCAGGCCGGCGAGGAGTACGCCGCGCGCGTCTACAGCTCGGGCGGTGCGCAGCGTGGTGCGCTCGTCCACAAGGGGCCGGCACTGTCGGACGCGGCCAAGGCGCGGCTCAAAGAGGCGTGGCAGGCCGCCTACGGGCCGAACAGCGAGGCGCACCGCGTCGCCGTGCTCGAGGAAGATCTCGACTGGAAGACGCTCGGCGTGACGCCAGAGCAGGCGCAGAGCCTCGAGAGCCGCCAGCACCAGGTCATCGACATCGGCCGATACTGGGGCATCCCGCCGTGGTTACTCTTTGAGCACTCTAAAGATACATCGTGGGGCTCAGGAATAGAGCAGACAAACCAAGCCTTTCTCTTGTATTGCATGCAACCTGACTTGATCAACTGGGAACAACGGATGCTGCTGGATCTGTTCGACGAGTCCGAGATCGAGGCCGGCTACTACCCGGAGTTCACCGTCGAGGTGTTGCTACGCGGCGACATGGCGGCGCGTGGCGCGTTCTACCGAGTCATGCGCGAGATCGGCGCCTACAGCGTCGACGACATCCTCGCCAAAGAAAACCTACCGCTGGTCGGCGGGGCTGGAGGCAGCGAGCGTTGCCGGCCGGCCAACTGGGTGCCGATCGGTACCCCTGCCGGCGCAGGAGGGAACAATGAGTGA
- a CDS encoding terminase large subunit: protein KAGRVIRFFERNLRHWKGEWAGQALKLQPWQQFVLWVIFGWRRADGMRRFRRVWLEVGRKNGKTLLAAGLGLYLMDPDGEPGAEIFATATKLSQVSRYVMRDAWEMSRQSDLLRDRIECTRTIEGGPVHLVCEARKSTFTALSSESSTFDALNVHGAILDEMHEHRTMTAYEKLETGMGARRQPMLIVVTTAGDDTPETPYAKLHDYAVNVLEGFASGFDDDALAVFIFALDEDDDPFDSDVWEKANPNLGVSVKREYLAEQAQKAENDGAFMPSFLRYHCNRRAAAAARAIAPEHWDACAEAIDWSEYDGATCYGGIDLSSTQDLTSVALCFVRGDGGIVYRWWNFLPIELLAENSRRDLVPYADWAAQGHLLTTPGNQIDDRAIAALVLELSERYHVAQWAVDPWHAVQLANRLQEVGITVVKFTQDLPSFGAPVMHFLDEVRAGAMRHDGNPLVRWCALNAVTKEDAHGNRKFHKAASRKRIDPIVAATMARGRALVLDTGAAVVALYESEGLTVL from the coding sequence AAGGCCGGCCGCGTGATCCGGTTCTTCGAACGCAACTTACGGCACTGGAAGGGCGAGTGGGCCGGTCAGGCGCTCAAGCTGCAGCCGTGGCAGCAGTTTGTGCTGTGGGTGATCTTCGGATGGCGGCGTGCCGACGGCATGAGGCGGTTCCGGCGCGTGTGGCTCGAAGTCGGCCGGAAGAACGGGAAAACACTGCTCGCGGCCGGCCTCGGCCTCTACCTCATGGACCCCGACGGCGAGCCAGGGGCCGAGATCTTCGCAACCGCCACCAAGCTCTCGCAAGTGAGCCGGTATGTCATGCGTGACGCGTGGGAAATGAGCCGGCAATCAGATCTACTGCGCGACCGTATCGAGTGCACCCGCACCATCGAGGGGGGGCCGGTGCACCTCGTGTGTGAGGCGCGGAAGAGCACCTTCACGGCTCTTTCGTCCGAGTCCAGCACCTTTGACGCGCTCAACGTGCATGGCGCGATCCTCGACGAGATGCACGAGCATCGGACGATGACGGCGTACGAGAAGCTCGAAACCGGGATGGGTGCGCGGCGGCAGCCGATGCTCATCGTCGTCACCACCGCCGGCGATGACACACCCGAGACGCCGTACGCCAAGTTACATGACTACGCGGTCAACGTGCTCGAAGGCTTCGCCTCGGGGTTCGACGATGACGCGCTCGCCGTGTTCATCTTTGCACTCGACGAAGACGACGATCCGTTTGATTCCGACGTGTGGGAAAAGGCCAACCCGAACCTCGGCGTCAGTGTGAAGCGCGAGTACCTCGCCGAGCAGGCACAGAAGGCCGAGAACGACGGCGCATTCATGCCGAGTTTCCTGCGCTACCACTGCAACCGCCGAGCTGCCGCTGCGGCACGCGCGATCGCGCCGGAGCACTGGGACGCGTGTGCCGAGGCCATCGACTGGAGCGAGTACGACGGCGCCACGTGCTACGGCGGGATCGACCTCTCGAGCACCCAAGATCTCACCTCGGTGGCGCTGTGCTTCGTTCGCGGGGACGGCGGGATCGTCTACCGATGGTGGAATTTTCTGCCGATCGAGCTGCTGGCTGAGAACAGCCGCCGCGATCTCGTGCCGTACGCCGATTGGGCGGCGCAAGGCCACCTACTGACGACACCAGGCAACCAGATCGATGACCGTGCGATCGCCGCGCTCGTGCTCGAGCTCAGCGAGCGGTATCACGTGGCGCAGTGGGCGGTGGACCCGTGGCACGCCGTGCAGCTCGCCAACAGGCTGCAGGAAGTCGGCATCACCGTCGTCAAGTTCACGCAGGACTTGCCGAGCTTCGGCGCGCCGGTGATGCACTTTCTGGACGAGGTCCGGGCCGGCGCCATGCGCCACGACGGCAACCCGCTCGTGCGGTGGTGTGCGCTCAACGCCGTGACGAAGGAGGACGCGCACGGCAACCGGAAGTTCCACAAGGCCGCGAGTCGCAAGCGCATCGACCCGATTGTCGCGGCGACGATGGCGCGTGGCCGAGCGCTCGTGCTCGACACCGGCGCGGCCGTGGTGGCGCTGTACGAGTCCGAAGGGCTGACGGTACTGTGA